Proteins found in one Corynebacterium sanguinis genomic segment:
- a CDS encoding choice-of-anchor M domain-containing protein, which yields MRKSYLAVPLAAALAAGQAPVVALAADSSAPIATDHKAGTPGFGVDLPGDVKMKTADGKTVTHPCAGRKLAYQSREVPLYAANDTAGKLAVMALDGTEVTNQDDFCFRLAPDADDKGQDLTRMVIPEDLSFLGTPGDTVWVAPATADKTIPPRPMSTGIGAFDSKRMTGDDAVPTNFRDNQVRFEMTDFQGPEGGDVHIYFKNKVSPVVRVLSTTDEKPLSFAYNVGKTNQFSWAFTKPGIYAIQWQARATLDDGSETASDKVTQYWLVGDDSSVGLPKGTTKNLNEVKAAPQSPTTRQRRRQSPRRRRRRCRLARSPARPPFRLNPASPRARRSSPHPGISTATQASASTYLRTRRPRAGLNRMCARAASWSTSPTTTRSMAPE from the coding sequence GTGAGAAAGTCATATCTCGCAGTACCCCTCGCCGCGGCCCTCGCGGCGGGGCAGGCGCCCGTCGTCGCTCTGGCGGCCGACTCGTCGGCGCCGATCGCCACAGACCACAAGGCCGGCACCCCCGGTTTTGGCGTGGACCTGCCTGGTGATGTGAAGATGAAAACCGCCGACGGCAAGACCGTGACCCACCCTTGCGCGGGGCGCAAGCTGGCTTACCAGTCGCGTGAGGTTCCCCTCTACGCCGCGAACGATACAGCGGGAAAGCTTGCCGTGATGGCACTCGACGGCACCGAGGTGACGAACCAGGATGATTTTTGTTTCCGCCTCGCGCCGGACGCCGATGATAAAGGACAGGACCTTACACGGATGGTCATTCCTGAGGATTTGTCCTTCCTGGGCACGCCCGGTGACACCGTGTGGGTGGCACCTGCCACCGCCGATAAGACGATCCCGCCACGGCCCATGTCTACTGGGATTGGTGCTTTTGACTCGAAGCGGATGACAGGCGACGATGCGGTGCCCACCAACTTCCGAGACAACCAGGTGAGATTTGAGATGACCGACTTCCAGGGCCCGGAAGGCGGTGATGTGCACATCTACTTCAAAAACAAGGTCTCCCCGGTCGTACGGGTCCTCTCGACCACTGATGAGAAGCCTCTGAGCTTCGCCTACAACGTGGGTAAGACGAACCAGTTCAGCTGGGCCTTTACCAAGCCAGGCATCTACGCCATCCAGTGGCAAGCTCGGGCGACGCTTGACGACGGCTCAGAGACCGCATCCGACAAGGTCACGCAATACTGGCTCGTCGGCGACGACTCGAGCGTCGGCCTACCGAAGGGAACCACCAAGAACCTCAACGAGGTGAAGGCCGCGCCGCAGTCTCCGACTACCCGGCAGAGACGACGGCAAAGCCCACGACGACGGCGACGCAGGTGTCGACTAGCGCGAAGCCCAGCGAGACCGCCGTTCCGGCTGAACCCAGCGAGCCCGAGGGCGAGACGAAGCTCACCGCATCCGGGCATAAGCACGGCAACACAGGCTTCGGCGTCAACCTACCTGCGGACCAGAAGGCCGAGGGCGGGTCTAAACCGCATGTGTGCGCGGGCCGCAAGTTGGTCTACCAGTCCCACAACGACGCGCTCTATGGCACCCGAATGA
- a CDS encoding anchored repeat-type ABC transporter permease subunit: MFVGEKLEFLADVANPQLAFLPRALAVALISSVVCAVVGCYVVLRGMSFIGDAVAHAVFPGIALAFALEVSVLLGGAVAGVVVAVAISTLTQRRRIKEDSVIGIVFAAAFALGLVVISRVEGYTASLSSFLFGSLTGVDTGAIWVCAVAGTVIIALMVVLGPWLSAVAFDRETARAMNLPVYALDLALYLSVTAAVVISVQTIGNILVLALLVTPAAAARLYTDNLGTMMWLAAGIGAFASVIGVWLSWSYDSPTGATIVLAVTAIFVLSWLFAPRQGVVAEKIRLSRVEPV, encoded by the coding sequence ATGTTTGTGGGCGAGAAGCTCGAGTTCCTCGCCGATGTGGCGAACCCGCAGCTTGCGTTCTTACCGCGGGCCCTGGCCGTCGCGTTGATCTCCTCCGTGGTCTGCGCGGTGGTGGGGTGCTACGTGGTGCTGCGCGGGATGTCGTTCATTGGCGACGCCGTCGCCCACGCCGTCTTCCCAGGCATTGCCCTGGCCTTCGCGCTCGAGGTCTCTGTCTTGCTCGGCGGCGCGGTCGCCGGGGTCGTGGTGGCCGTGGCCATATCCACGCTCACCCAGCGGCGCCGGATCAAGGAGGACTCCGTCATCGGCATCGTCTTCGCCGCCGCCTTCGCGCTCGGCCTGGTGGTGATCTCCCGGGTGGAGGGCTACACGGCGTCGCTAAGCTCGTTCCTTTTCGGCTCCTTGACTGGCGTGGACACCGGGGCGATCTGGGTGTGCGCCGTCGCCGGGACGGTCATCATCGCGCTCATGGTGGTGCTGGGCCCGTGGCTCAGCGCCGTCGCCTTCGACCGTGAGACCGCGCGCGCGATGAACCTGCCGGTCTACGCGCTCGACCTTGCCCTCTACCTCAGCGTGACTGCCGCGGTGGTGATCTCGGTGCAGACCATTGGCAACATCTTGGTCCTCGCGCTGTTGGTCACGCCCGCGGCGGCCGCGCGCCTCTATACCGACAACCTCGGCACGATGATGTGGCTGGCCGCCGGAATCGGGGCCTTCGCCAGCGTCATCGGGGTGTGGTTGTCCTGGTCCTACGATTCTCCGACTGGCGCGACGATCGTGCTGGCCGTCACCGCCATCTTTGTCCTCAGCTGGCTCTTCGCCCCGCGTCAAGGCGTGGTGGCGGAGAAGATCCGCCTCAGCCGGGTCGAACCCGTATAA
- a CDS encoding choice-of-anchor M domain-containing protein has translation MAHVAQGACAQGLQPLVKDDRTVPAQWKDPASLVFGLGDAAKANLPQAIGPVPAGPVWMIGSTQQAGVPWLGGNTQHLSLLENTKGDVTWDIAGFEGPGSMVVFTQGGLGQVVGEQWFTAADGKAQGSHTIPANSHVHPSWVFSKPGAYKVTVRQTTTAKGGESSPGRPP, from the coding sequence GTGGCGCATGTCGCGCAGGGCGCGTGCGCCCAAGGCCTGCAACCGCTGGTCAAGGACGATCGCACGGTCCCGGCGCAGTGGAAGGATCCCGCCTCGCTGGTCTTCGGCCTCGGCGATGCGGCGAAGGCCAACCTGCCTCAGGCGATCGGACCCGTCCCGGCCGGGCCTGTGTGGATGATCGGCTCGACCCAGCAGGCCGGCGTGCCCTGGCTGGGCGGGAACACGCAGCACTTGTCGCTGTTAGAGAACACCAAGGGAGACGTCACCTGGGACATTGCGGGCTTTGAAGGCCCGGGCTCCATGGTGGTGTTCACCCAGGGCGGTCTCGGCCAGGTCGTCGGCGAGCAGTGGTTCACCGCCGCCGATGGCAAGGCGCAGGGCAGCCACACGATCCCGGCGAACTCCCACGTGCACCCCTCGTGGGTCTTTAGCAAGCCGGGGGCCTATAAGGTCACCGTCCGCCAGACCACGACCGCGAAGGGCGGGGAAAGCTCACCGGGCAGGCCACCTTGA
- the rplA gene encoding 50S ribosomal protein L1, with translation MAKKSKRYNEQFAKVDRDNLYHPLEAVTLAKETSSDKYDATIDVAMRLSVDPRKADQLVRGTVSLPNGTGKTVRVAVFAEGENATKAEEAGADIVGTDALIEQINAGQIDFDVAIATPDQMAKVGRVARVLGPRGLMPNPKTGTVTPDVAKAIAEVKGGKIAFRVDKAANLHALIGKASFTPEQLAENYGALLDEVLRLKPASSKGIYLKKITVSATQGPGVPVDPSVQKNYATKA, from the coding sequence ATGGCTAAGAAGTCCAAGCGCTACAACGAGCAGTTCGCCAAGGTGGACCGCGATAACCTCTACCACCCGCTCGAGGCCGTCACCCTTGCGAAGGAGACGTCCTCCGACAAGTACGACGCCACCATCGATGTGGCGATGCGCCTGTCCGTCGACCCGCGCAAGGCTGACCAGCTCGTGCGCGGCACGGTTTCCCTGCCGAACGGCACCGGCAAGACCGTCCGCGTCGCAGTCTTCGCCGAGGGCGAGAACGCAACCAAGGCTGAGGAGGCCGGGGCGGACATCGTCGGCACCGACGCTCTCATCGAGCAGATCAACGCCGGCCAGATCGACTTCGACGTCGCCATTGCGACGCCGGACCAGATGGCCAAGGTCGGCCGCGTTGCGCGCGTGCTCGGCCCGCGCGGTCTCATGCCGAACCCGAAGACCGGTACCGTCACCCCGGATGTTGCCAAGGCAATCGCCGAGGTCAAGGGCGGAAAGATCGCTTTCCGCGTGGACAAGGCCGCGAACCTCCATGCGTTGATCGGCAAGGCATCGTTTACCCCGGAGCAGCTCGCGGAGAACTACGGCGCGCTTCTCGACGAGGTGCTGCGCCTGAAGCCGGCGTCTTCCAAGGGCATCTACCTGAAGAAGATCACCGTCTCCGCGACCCAGGGCCCGGGCGTCCCGGTCGATCCTTCTGTGCAGAAGAACTACGCCACCAAGGCCTAA
- the rplK gene encoding 50S ribosomal protein L11 — protein sequence MAKKKVTGLIKLQIQAGMANPAPPVGPALGAHGVNIVEFTKAYNAATESMRGDIIPVEITVYEDRSFTFILKSPPAAKLLLKAAGLQKGSGVPHTQKVGSVTWDQCKEIAETKKADLNARDIEAGAAIIAGTARSMGITVEK from the coding sequence ATGGCAAAGAAGAAGGTCACAGGCCTGATCAAGCTGCAGATCCAGGCTGGCATGGCTAACCCGGCACCGCCGGTCGGCCCGGCGCTCGGTGCGCACGGCGTCAACATCGTCGAGTTCACCAAGGCGTACAACGCGGCCACCGAGTCCATGCGCGGCGACATCATCCCGGTCGAGATCACCGTCTACGAAGACCGCTCGTTCACTTTCATCCTGAAGTCCCCGCCGGCAGCAAAGCTGCTGCTCAAGGCCGCTGGCCTGCAGAAGGGCTCGGGCGTTCCGCACACCCAGAAGGTCGGTTCCGTGACCTGGGATCAGTGCAAGGAGATCGCCGAGACCAAGAAGGCCGACCTCAACGCCCGCGACATCGAGGCAGGCGCCGCGATCATCGCAGGCACCGCCCGCTCCATGGGCATCACTGTCGAGAAGTAA
- the nusG gene encoding transcription termination/antitermination protein NusG, with the protein MAEDTTGKIENNEQEMIDEGAPVTPETDPEAKENQETGEAGETASDSDEESDRPDDEAVDRELIAEKKMISEGGPVSPETEPALLKAEEEESGDSEYRRRLREYTKELKKLPGQWYIIQSYSGYENKVKTNLDMRIQTLEVEESIYDVVVPIEQAIELKDGKRKIVNRKLLPGYVLVRMDMNDAAWSVVRETPGVTSFVGNEGNATPVKHRDVAKFLMPKEPTVVGDPNQKSTVNAEGETVIAMPEQEVAPKLAHDYEVGEAVTILTGALATVSATISEIDPETGKIQALVSIFGRETPVELTADQIERIM; encoded by the coding sequence ATGGCTGAAGACACCACCGGCAAGATTGAGAACAACGAGCAGGAGATGATCGACGAGGGTGCTCCCGTTACCCCCGAGACCGATCCTGAGGCGAAGGAAAACCAGGAGACTGGCGAGGCAGGTGAGACCGCGTCCGACTCCGACGAGGAGTCCGACAGACCTGACGACGAGGCTGTGGACCGCGAGCTGATCGCGGAGAAGAAGATGATCTCCGAGGGCGGCCCGGTGTCACCCGAGACCGAACCTGCTCTACTCAAAGCGGAAGAGGAGGAGTCCGGCGACTCCGAGTACCGCCGCCGCCTGCGCGAGTACACCAAGGAGCTGAAAAAGCTTCCCGGACAGTGGTACATCATTCAGTCCTACTCGGGTTACGAGAACAAGGTGAAAACCAACCTTGACATGCGTATTCAGACCCTCGAGGTGGAGGAGTCGATCTACGACGTCGTCGTGCCCATCGAGCAGGCGATCGAACTTAAAGACGGCAAGCGCAAGATCGTGAACCGCAAGCTTTTGCCCGGTTACGTGCTCGTGCGCATGGACATGAACGACGCCGCGTGGTCCGTGGTGCGCGAAACCCCCGGCGTGACGTCGTTCGTGGGCAACGAGGGCAACGCCACCCCGGTCAAGCACCGTGACGTGGCGAAGTTCCTCATGCCGAAGGAGCCGACCGTCGTCGGCGACCCGAACCAGAAGTCGACGGTCAACGCCGAGGGCGAGACCGTCATCGCGATGCCGGAGCAGGAGGTTGCCCCGAAGCTGGCGCACGACTACGAAGTTGGCGAGGCCGTGACCATCCTTACCGGTGCGCTGGCGACCGTGTCCGCGACGATTTCGGAGATCGACCCGGAGACCGGCAAGATCCAGGCACTGGTGTCGATCTTTGGCCGCGAAACGCCGGTCGAGCTCACGGCAGATCAGATCGAGCGGATCATGTAG
- the secE gene encoding preprotein translocase subunit SecE, translating into MTNPQGQNPAQPTSKRQLGGAAPAAPSTETAPAKTEPADSPGGGVTAFPGEVVSEMRKVIWPTGRQMVNYTLIVFAFLIILTAIVWSVDWVARWGIEQVLVR; encoded by the coding sequence GTGACGAACCCGCAAGGTCAGAACCCGGCCCAGCCGACCAGTAAGCGTCAGCTGGGCGGAGCCGCACCTGCAGCCCCCAGCACGGAAACCGCGCCGGCGAAAACCGAGCCCGCGGACAGCCCCGGCGGCGGAGTCACCGCTTTCCCGGGTGAAGTCGTCTCCGAGATGCGGAAGGTGATCTGGCCGACCGGGCGCCAGATGGTCAACTACACGCTCATCGTGTTCGCCTTCCTGATCATCCTCACCGCCATCGTGTGGAGCGTCGACTGGGTCGCACGCTGGGGGATTGAACAAGTCCTGGTGCGTTAG
- a CDS encoding polyprenyl synthetase family protein, producing the protein MTHGIQPAPRHDFSMDLGDVELTARLAEGLDKAERLLMERLTTGEDFIVDKVTHLATAGGKRFRPLIALLCSEFGPNPGSDNTIKGAVIAEIVHLATLYHDDVMDEADMRRGVESANARWNNTVAILAGDILFAHASEIMSEIDTETVKHFADTFGKLVTGQMRESVGARGGDPVQHYLTVIREKTAVLIASAARLGSLHAGASEEVVKRCETIGEAVGMIFQIVDDIIDIFSDSEQSGKTPGTDLREGVLTLPVLYALEDGSPAGEQLRGMLTGPLERDEDVAFAIELIGQTQARQKTLDTVRSYLSTVDEQLAELPDIAANRALRDLSKSTVERVG; encoded by the coding sequence ATGACCCACGGGATCCAACCGGCGCCCCGCCACGACTTTTCCATGGACCTCGGGGATGTAGAGCTCACGGCGCGATTGGCCGAAGGGCTGGACAAGGCCGAAAGGCTGTTGATGGAGCGCCTCACCACCGGCGAAGACTTCATCGTGGACAAAGTCACCCACCTCGCGACTGCCGGGGGCAAGCGATTCCGCCCCCTCATCGCCCTGCTATGCAGCGAGTTCGGGCCCAACCCGGGCAGCGACAACACCATCAAGGGCGCGGTGATCGCCGAGATCGTCCACCTGGCCACGCTCTACCACGACGACGTGATGGATGAAGCCGACATGCGCCGCGGTGTGGAATCCGCCAACGCGCGCTGGAACAACACGGTGGCCATCCTCGCCGGCGACATCCTCTTCGCGCACGCCTCGGAGATCATGAGTGAGATCGACACCGAGACCGTCAAGCACTTCGCCGACACCTTCGGCAAGCTCGTCACCGGACAGATGCGCGAGTCGGTCGGCGCCCGCGGCGGGGACCCTGTGCAGCACTACCTGACGGTGATTCGCGAAAAGACCGCGGTGCTCATCGCCTCGGCTGCCCGCCTTGGCTCACTTCACGCGGGAGCGAGCGAGGAGGTGGTCAAGCGCTGCGAAACCATCGGTGAAGCTGTCGGCATGATCTTCCAAATCGTCGACGACATCATCGACATCTTCTCTGACTCGGAGCAGTCGGGGAAGACCCCGGGCACCGATCTGCGCGAGGGCGTGCTCACCCTGCCGGTGCTCTACGCGCTCGAGGATGGCTCGCCCGCCGGAGAGCAGCTCCGCGGGATGCTCACCGGCCCGCTTGAGCGCGACGAGGACGTCGCCTTCGCCATCGAGCTCATCGGGCAGACCCAGGCGCGTCAGAAGACGCTCGACACCGTGCGTTCCTACCTGAGCACCGTTGACGAGCAACTTGCCGAGCTGCCCGACATCGCCGCCAACCGGGCGCTTCGCGACCTGTCCAAGAGCACCGTCGAGCGCGTCGGTTAA
- a CDS encoding geranylgeranyl reductase family protein codes for MTITANEFECVVVGAGPAGSAAAVAAQRAGFRTALIDAAERGRDKTCGDGLTPRAVHSLRELGLEVPAYRNRGLKLHGFGGDVTAAWPAGPFGIEGSASPRSLFDATLLDAARASGAEVFHNCPATSAEFSGGAISAITTPLGTLRPKWVIVADGVRSTFGKTLGRVWHRGEVYGIAARSYCTSPRSEEPWMHSHVELRDTDGAIQPGYGWIFPLGDGTVNLGCGALSTDKRPAKVNTKKLLSVYASQQRRDWGLGPEESVASALLPMGGAVSNVAGRNWALIGDAAACVNPLNGEGIDYGLETARMAVELITTGADLTLTWPLELRRAYGDAFMLARTAARLLTYPQFLPVVGPVALRGVVGKRLMPAAARLMGNLVTEQDRDLVSWAWRKAGELTPAREPLWSVA; via the coding sequence GTGACTATCACAGCCAATGAGTTCGAGTGCGTCGTTGTCGGCGCCGGCCCAGCCGGGTCGGCCGCCGCGGTCGCCGCACAGCGGGCGGGGTTTCGTACGGCGCTTATCGACGCCGCCGAGCGCGGCCGCGACAAAACGTGCGGCGACGGGCTCACCCCGCGCGCGGTGCACTCCCTGCGCGAGCTCGGCCTCGAGGTGCCCGCCTACCGCAACCGCGGCCTGAAGCTGCACGGTTTCGGCGGCGACGTCACGGCTGCCTGGCCGGCCGGCCCGTTCGGCATTGAGGGCTCGGCGAGCCCGCGCTCGCTTTTCGACGCCACCCTGCTCGACGCCGCCCGCGCCAGCGGCGCCGAGGTCTTCCACAACTGCCCCGCGACCTCGGCGGAGTTTAGCGGCGGCGCGATCTCAGCGATCACCACCCCGCTGGGCACGCTGCGACCGAAGTGGGTGATTGTCGCCGACGGGGTGCGCTCGACCTTCGGCAAAACGCTCGGCCGCGTCTGGCACCGCGGCGAGGTGTACGGCATCGCCGCGCGCTCGTACTGCACCTCGCCGCGCTCGGAGGAGCCGTGGATGCACTCACACGTGGAGCTGCGCGACACCGATGGCGCCATCCAGCCCGGTTACGGCTGGATCTTCCCGCTCGGCGACGGCACCGTCAACCTCGGCTGCGGCGCCCTGTCCACCGATAAGCGCCCCGCGAAAGTGAACACGAAGAAGCTTCTGTCGGTCTACGCCTCCCAGCAGCGCCGCGACTGGGGCCTAGGCCCGGAGGAGTCGGTCGCCAGCGCGCTGCTGCCCATGGGCGGGGCGGTGTCCAACGTGGCGGGACGCAACTGGGCGCTCATCGGCGACGCCGCGGCTTGTGTCAACCCGCTCAACGGCGAGGGCATCGACTACGGCCTGGAAACCGCGCGCATGGCCGTCGAGCTGATCACCACCGGCGCCGACCTCACGCTGACGTGGCCGCTCGAGCTGCGCCGCGCCTACGGCGACGCCTTCATGCTGGCGCGCACGGCTGCGCGCCTTTTGACCTACCCGCAGTTTTTGCCCGTGGTGGGCCCGGTTGCGCTGCGTGGGGTCGTCGGCAAGCGGCTCATGCCCGCGGCCGCGAGGCTGATGGGCAACTTGGTCACCGAGCAGGACCGGGACTTGGTTTCGTGGGCGTGGCGCAAGGCCGGCGAGCTGACCCCGGCCCGCGAGCCGCTGTGGAGCGTGGCCTAG
- a CDS encoding demethylmenaquinone methyltransferase, translating into MAKADLDKKPYDVAGMFDDVGENYDITNTILSFGLDRNWRRRTRERLGLQPGERVLDLAAGTAVSTVELGKSGAWVVACDFSQGMLAAGRHRAVPKVVGDAMHLPFKDNTFDAVTISYGLRNVHDFEAGLREMARVTKPGGRLAVNEFSTPIVPGFRALYKNYLPLALPALARVFSSNPDAYQYLAESIRAWPDQADLARAINRNGWEDAGWQDLTGGIVALHSAVKPG; encoded by the coding sequence ATGGCCAAGGCAGATCTGGATAAGAAGCCCTACGACGTTGCGGGCATGTTCGATGACGTGGGCGAAAACTACGACATCACCAACACGATCCTGTCGTTCGGCCTCGACAGGAACTGGCGCCGCCGCACCCGCGAGCGCCTCGGGCTGCAACCCGGCGAGCGGGTGCTCGACCTCGCCGCCGGCACCGCCGTCTCCACCGTTGAGTTGGGCAAGTCGGGCGCGTGGGTCGTCGCGTGCGACTTTTCCCAGGGCATGCTCGCGGCAGGGCGCCACCGCGCGGTTCCCAAGGTCGTCGGCGACGCCATGCACCTGCCCTTCAAGGACAACACCTTCGACGCGGTGACCATCTCCTACGGGCTGCGCAACGTCCACGATTTCGAGGCCGGTCTGCGCGAGATGGCCCGGGTGACCAAGCCCGGCGGGCGCCTGGCCGTCAACGAGTTCTCCACGCCGATCGTGCCGGGCTTCCGCGCCCTGTACAAGAACTACCTGCCGCTCGCGCTACCGGCCCTGGCCAGGGTGTTTTCCTCCAACCCGGACGCCTACCAGTACTTAGCCGAGTCCATCCGCGCCTGGCCGGACCAGGCGGACCTGGCGCGCGCGATCAACCGCAACGGCTGGGAGGACGCCGGCTGGCAGGACCTCACCGGCGGGATCGTCGCCCTGCACAGCGCCGTCAAACCCGGCTAG
- a CDS encoding glycosyltransferase family 4 protein: protein MRVGIVAESFLPNINGVTNSVLRVLEYLKEEGHEAIVIAPGARDFQEEVPDYLGFEIVRVPTVMIPLVDSLPIGVPTTTITSALADFEPDVIHLASPFVLGGAGMLAALQLGVPTVGLYQTDVAGFATQYHAAVLANVAWDWTRNIHSNCELTLAPSSEAIRELEDHGIGNVYHWGRGVDTTLFHPLKRSDTLRRQWDPTGRKKIVGFVGRLASEKGVHRLAPLVSEPGVQLVIVGDGPERKALQNTLTNAVFTGALSGEDLARAYASLDLFVHTGEFETFCQAIQEAQASGVPTIGPRAGGPIDLIKEGYNGLLLDVESFEATLVDATRYLLDDARHAELQSNARESVADKTWHALCEQLMGYYTQAITGYNRTSVTLFGRSITLPRWVQRARNKRRSASA, encoded by the coding sequence ATGCGTGTTGGAATCGTCGCGGAATCCTTTTTGCCGAACATCAACGGAGTCACCAACTCGGTGCTCCGCGTCCTCGAGTACCTCAAGGAAGAAGGCCACGAGGCCATCGTCATCGCCCCTGGCGCGCGCGATTTCCAGGAGGAGGTGCCGGACTACCTCGGGTTTGAGATCGTCCGCGTGCCCACGGTGATGATCCCGCTGGTGGACTCGCTACCCATCGGTGTGCCGACGACCACGATCACCTCCGCGCTGGCCGATTTTGAACCGGACGTGATCCACCTCGCCAGTCCCTTCGTCCTCGGCGGGGCCGGCATGCTCGCCGCCCTGCAGCTCGGGGTGCCCACGGTGGGGCTGTACCAGACGGACGTGGCCGGATTCGCCACCCAGTACCACGCCGCGGTGCTGGCCAACGTCGCCTGGGACTGGACCCGCAACATCCACAGCAACTGCGAGCTCACCCTCGCCCCGTCATCGGAGGCAATCCGCGAGCTCGAGGATCACGGCATCGGCAACGTTTACCACTGGGGCCGCGGCGTGGACACCACGCTGTTTCACCCGCTGAAGCGCTCCGACACGCTGCGCCGCCAGTGGGACCCGACCGGGCGCAAGAAGATCGTCGGCTTCGTCGGCCGCCTCGCCTCCGAAAAGGGAGTGCACCGCCTCGCCCCGCTGGTCAGCGAGCCGGGCGTGCAGCTCGTCATCGTCGGCGACGGCCCCGAGCGCAAGGCCCTGCAAAACACGCTGACCAACGCCGTATTCACCGGCGCTCTCTCCGGCGAGGACCTCGCCCGCGCCTACGCCAGCCTGGACCTGTTCGTGCACACAGGCGAGTTCGAGACGTTCTGCCAGGCTATCCAGGAGGCGCAGGCCTCCGGAGTGCCCACCATCGGCCCCCGCGCCGGCGGCCCGATCGACCTGATCAAGGAGGGCTACAACGGCCTGCTTCTTGACGTCGAGAGCTTCGAAGCCACCCTCGTCGACGCCACGCGCTACCTGCTTGACGACGCCCGCCACGCCGAACTGCAATCCAACGCTCGCGAGTCCGTCGCAGACAAGACCTGGCACGCGCTGTGCGAGCAGCTCATGGGCTACTACACGCAGGCCATCACCGGCTACAACCGCACGTCGGTGACCCTGTTCGGCCGCTCGATCACGCTGCCGCGCTGGGTACAGCGGGCCCGCAACAAGCGCCGCAGCGCATCTGCGTAA
- a CDS encoding DUF3592 domain-containing protein produces MSDINWRRRLLQLVIALYACAMLGVVAMIAGPALNDARIMDSPGRGMATVTEVGALRTSVEYQDEQGRYHSPRYGLLYPSGLGEGQRVWVTYSTADPELVKVEGRGWTLAIIPALSVAVVSTLVAVAAFYGVNAAFGRREAKMRL; encoded by the coding sequence TTGAGCGACATCAACTGGCGCCGCCGCCTGCTGCAGCTCGTGATCGCCCTCTACGCCTGCGCCATGCTGGGCGTCGTGGCGATGATCGCGGGGCCCGCGCTCAACGACGCCCGCATCATGGACAGCCCCGGCCGCGGCATGGCCACGGTCACCGAGGTGGGGGCACTGCGCACCTCCGTGGAATACCAGGACGAGCAGGGGCGCTACCACTCGCCGCGCTACGGCCTGCTCTACCCCTCGGGCCTGGGGGAGGGCCAGCGCGTGTGGGTGACCTACTCCACCGCGGACCCGGAGCTGGTCAAGGTGGAGGGGCGCGGCTGGACCTTGGCCATCATCCCGGCGCTGTCGGTGGCGGTGGTGTCGACGCTGGTGGCGGTTGCGGCCTTCTATGGGGTAAACGCTGCGTTTGGGCGTCGAGAAGCGAAAATGCGACTGTAA